A genomic window from Silene latifolia isolate original U9 population chromosome 11, ASM4854445v1, whole genome shotgun sequence includes:
- the LOC141614148 gene encoding protein FAR1-RELATED SEQUENCE 9-like has translation MTFKLYISDTIFNVHTYMLALTDDTGTRKASRSCTMFERTGILCRHIIWIFSTSGIKTIPEYYVVNRWMKEYLRLRIFNTNGEGTENMQVIDEKQIAMSIIWSEVNETVGLLRDKGVADVDSFSAIIRAFKQSLSPLGEALNKNQQMKKFLNCTACEVVTILPPKNLKKKGTEKRLQ, from the coding sequence atgacatttaaacTTTACATCAGTGACACTATTTTTAACGTTCACACTTACATGCTAGCTTTAACTGATGACACAGGTACACGTAAAGCAAGCCGCAGTTGTACGATGTTTGAAAGAACCGGAATCCTATGCCGCCATATAATATGGATTTTTTCAACAAGTGGGATAAAGACTATACCAGAATATTATGTTGTAAATAGATGGATGAAAGAGTATCTTCGATTAAGGATTTTCAATACTAATGGTGAAGGGACAGAAAACATGCAAGTCATCGATGAAAAACAAATTGCAATGTCAATAATATGGTCAGAAGTTAATGAAACTGTAGGGCTCCTTCGAGACAAAGGAGTAGCTGATGTTGACAGCTTTTCTGCTATAATTAGGGCATTTAAACAGTCCCTGTCACCATTAGGAGAAGCGttgaataaaaatcaacaaatgaaGAAATTTCTGAATTGTACGGCATGTGAGGTAGTGACGATATTGCCACCaaagaatttgaaaaaaaagGGGACCGAAAAAAGATTGCAGTAA
- the LOC141614147 gene encoding uncharacterized protein LOC141614147: protein MKQAVLKSGHFLFHNKPMIIRPWSPKVELTKEEVKSVPVWVRLHKLPLKFWGKSLSKIDNLVGQYVKSDEASEQKTRLSFARVMVELQLGQKFPNSIQFLDEKQNLLTLNVEYEWKPSVYTKYKLLGHEKEHCRKGKPVQLRQAPQKVWRPVQKLKDAHPKGN from the coding sequence ATGAAGCAAGCAGTTCTGAAGAGTGGGCACTTTTTATTTCACAATAAGCCTATGATAATTAGACCCTGGTCACCAAAAGTGGAACTAACAAAGGAAGAAGTTAAGAGTGTTCCAGTTTGGGTGAGACTTCACAAGTTACCCTTAAAATTCTGGGGTAAAAGCTTGAGTAAAATTGATAATTTAGTGGGGCAATATGTAAAAAGTGATGAGGCCTCAGAGCAGAAAACTAGATTGAGTTTTGCTAGAGTTATGGTGGAGTTGCAGTTAGGTCAGAAGTTTCCAAACTCTATTCAGTTCTTGGATGAGAAGCAAAATTTATTAACTTTGAATGTCGAGTATGAATGGAAACCAAGTGTCTATACTAAATATAAATTACTTGGACATGAGAAAGAGCATTGTAGAAAGGGAAAACCTGTACAACTAAGGCAGGCTCCTCAGAAAGTCTGGAGACCAGTCCAAAAACTGAAGGATGCACATCCAAAAGGCAATTGA